CAAGCCTGTGAGATGAGCATAGTGGTTGAGCAAAAGCGAGTGATTGAATGGGTTTTAGAAAAGATGGGATTGAGGTTATGAGGTGAGGCAACAACCCTTTCATCAGCCGGCTGTGAGGGTTGGGATATAGTAAATAATACTCAAACGAAGGAGGGTTAGAAAAATGGGCGGAGTGGTATTACAAAATAACTTTTGTTATGAATTAACAAATGAAGAACTTGTGTATATTGATGGTGGCGAATGGTCATGGAAGGAATTTGGTAAATCAGTTGGTGCAGGAGCAGTTGGAGGAGGAATCTCTGGTGCAGTAGCTGGGAATATGGTTCTACCAGTTGTTGGCACAGTGCCGGGATGGTTAGGTGGAGCAATTGTAGGTGCAGTTGGTGGAGCTGTAACGTACGCATTATTTGGATGGTGGTAAAATTAGGACAAGACATAGGGGGCATAAACCTCCTATGTCTTGTGTTTTTGTAAATAATTGAATGGAGGTGATATTCGAGTGACTTTGTATATTCTGATTTTTTGTTTTGTAGTAGCAGTTAATATTTTATCATCTGTTTTGATTAATAAGAGTATACTTAGGTCATTGTATAATGGGTTAAAAACTCGTGAAGATGTTCTTTATAAATTTAATTTGTTACATAATTATCTCCAAGGATTGATTATAATAGTTTCAATTTTTATATCAGGATATGCCATGGCTAATATTCTAAAATATATGAGAATAACTAGAAATAAATTATTAGCGATAATTATTGCTGTAGTGTTAATATTTTTTTTCACTTTGTTAGATCAAATTTTATCGTATGAAACATATAAGAAACTGAGAAATGTTGATTTAAATTTATCAGATATATTGAAAATAACATTGAGACAATTATTAATAATTGTTTTTCCAACATTGCTTGTTTTAACAGGAAGAAATATAATACGAGAAATAATAAGAACAAATGAAGTTATGGACTATATTATATGGGTTTTGTTAACTCTAATATCAATTTTAATATATCCATACACATTAAAACTTTTATTAAGAGCAAAACCATGCAAATCTCATGATTTAATTATTGAATTATCCAGCTTTTTAAAAAATCATAATATACAAAAGGCAAATATTTACATTTGGCCTTCTAAAAACGAGAAAATAGCAAATGCTTATATATGTGGTCTAATAGCAAAATATATTTTTATTTCAGATTATTTGGTTTATAATCTTGACATGGATGAAATCAAAGCAGTACTTGCTCACGAAATAGGACATTGGAAAAAACATCATATAGAAATAAGAATACTTTTGATGTTATTCACATATCCTTTATTTCTAATTGTAAGTTCTTTCTTAGATTATTTAGCAACATTTAAAAATATAAATATACCTATTCCAATAGGTATATTTATTACATTTTTAGTTTTCTTCATATATATAAGCATGATTTTAGGTATTTTTCGAAAACAAGAATATGCTGCAGATAAATATGCAATTATGACTGGAGTAAAGTATGAGGTTTACCGTTCTGCATTATCAAAGCTTGCGTTGTTGAATGATTTATCTAAGCATACAAACATAATTTGTGAAAAGTTACAAACACACCCCCACATTGAAAGACGAATTTATTACATTACAAATATTTACAAACAACTAAAAAGAGAGATTTGAAAATAATTTAATAAAATATAATCATGATAAAATGTAAATGAAAGGTGGTATTGTTGCATGATAAAGATTATTTTGTCATTTATAGGTGGCGCTATAGCTGCTGGTATATATATCATTCTAAGTAAACTGAAAAAGAAAAAATAGGCTTGTGCAAATGATTATAATGAATTTTTGTTGTTAAAAAAACGTAGCTGTTTTTAAATTCAGCAATATATGTAAAAATGATAACACAATATTGTGTGTAATGAAGATACAAAAGAGAAAGTAAAGCTATAATCAAATAATTAATTGAAAGAAATTTTGCATTGCCTTTTTACAACAGGCCCAAAAGATGAAAAATTAGCTAAGTTGTTGAAATCAATACTTAATCAAATTTTAGCGTATCTTGCTCCTGAACAAATTAGGGCTTAAGCCTACCGAGAGAACAAAGGAAAGACAAGATTATCGCAATGAATATTATTCCAGGAATTTAATTACCAGAGTAGGGACTTTAACTTTGAAAGTACCAAGACTTCGTAATGGTAAATTCACTACAGATCTTTTTGAACGTTATCAGCGAAGTGAACAAGCACTTTTATTGGCTATTTAGTGAGATGGTGGTAAATGGAGTATCCACACGAAATATTGAAGAAATTACTTATGAGTTATGTTGGACTGAGTTTTCAAAGGCTACTGTTTCAGAGCTTTGCAAAAATCTTGACCCCTGTAATTAGCCAGTGGAATTCGAGGTCTTTAGGAGAAAAGAAGTTTCCTTTTGTGTAACCTATGCAATGGTTGTAAAGATAAGAAAAGAAAGTGGTGTTCGACAGAGAAGTTTATTGATTGGTGTAGGTGTAAACGAAGAAGGTTATAGAGAAGTACTTGGAGTTATGATAGGTAGAAAGCAGAATCAGTAGAAAGCTGGGGAGAATTTTTCTCATGGTTGAAGGAAAGAGGGCTCAATAGAGTTGATTTAGGTGTTTCAGATCATCACAAAGGGCTTGTACAGGCGATTTATCGACATTTCCAGGGAGCTACATGGCAGAGGTGTCAAACTCATTTTGTGAGAGCTATATTTGAAGCTCCGGATGCAAAGACAGCAAAGGTACTTTTGAATCAAGTGTTGGAAGAGTCCAAAGATAAAGCCCCAGAAGCAATGGAAGTTTTAGAAAAAGGATTTGAAGATGCGATAGGAGTTTTAGAGCCTCCAGAGCAATATCGAAGGAGGCTTTGCACAGGCTAATATGTTGGAGCGACTGAATGGAGAAATTCTGCGCCGAGAAAGGGTTATAAGATATTTGTTAGCCGAGAGTCGAGTATTCGCTTAATATAGGTGCTTTTATTGATGGAACAGGTTGGAAAATAGCCATCTACGAGGAAGTAAGAAGAAGATGAAAGAATTATTGAAAGAATATTTTGAGTGGCAAGAGAAGATAAAGGAAGGGGTTAGGAAAGAAGTTGTTTTGGTGAAATGAGCAATGTTGAGGCCGTTAGTTTGGAAGTGAGCGTAGAAAATGTTTTTAAGGCTTTAATGTAGTAACTGGTAAATTATAACTTCTTATATTATAACCAGAGGGGAATTTTACACAAAAATTTGGGCTTGACCCTACTTGTACCATCGCCTTTGTACCTTTCCATTATGGTGGATATATCAATGATTTTATCAATTACTCTGACCAGATGATTTTGAGGAAAAGCTTCTGGGTCGATAGGCGTCAAATTATGAGCTGTAATTTTTAAAGACAACTTTATCATGTTTAAGAGCCATGGATTATCATCTCATGTTATCATTTTTGATATATTATATCGTAATGTCAAAATATCAAAATTAAAAAGGACTGCCCAATTATCAATTTGGACAGCCCCTTATTTTTTTAAATCTGGTTCATATAGAGTTAAGTTTGGACTTAAATCCTACGATAGTAGCAACTTTGTTTTATTCTAAACTCAAGAAAATCAAAGCAATTTCAAGCTATTTTAAGAAAAACGTAATTTTAGCTCAAAAATTGGCGAAATATCGTCAAAAAAAAGAAAAAACGTAATTGGCAGTGTGAAAAAGTATAAGATAAAATTTGCATAGAAATTCCAAGAAGAAGTTTACAGAAAATATAGTTTGCGCATAAGACACCCTAAATAAGATAATAAAGAAACGATCACACTAAAAAATTAAGTGGGATGAAGAGCTGAGAAGCAGCTACTATTGTGTAAAGCAGGATGATATAACGGACTGTGCGGCAGCAAGTCTTGCGACAATTTGTTTGCAATATGGAAAGGAAGTATCAATAGCCAGAATAAGAGAGATAGCAGGGACAGACAGGTTTGGCACAACGGCATATGGTGTTGTAAAGGCGGCAAAGGAGCTTGGTTTTGAAGCAAAAGCAGTAAGAAGCACAACCAAGGAGGCAATATTTGAGAAAATACCACTTCCGTGCATAGCGCATGTGCTGGTAGATGGCAAGCTATTTCATTATGTTGTAATACATGAGATTAGTAAAGAAAAGATTGTGATAGCAGACCCGGGGAAAGGGATTGTGGAGCAAAAGCCTGAAGAATTTTTTAAAATATGGACAGGCATTTTGATACTGCTTGTGCCAAATGAGAGGTTCAAGAAGGGAAAACAAGAGGGAGTTTTGAAAAAGTTTTTTAAGCTCTTAAGTCCGCAGAAGAGCTTGATATTAAATATTTTTGCAGTATCCATTGTTTATACCTTGCTAGGGATAGTGGCAGCGTTTTATTACAAGTTTTTGATGGATGATGTAATACCAAATCTTTTGAAGAATACACTACATGTTATAGCAGCAGGTACAATACTGATTACGGTATTTAAGGTGATATTAGGAGCCTTCAGGGTAAGGCTTTTGATACATTTGAGTCAGAGATTGGACATTAAACTGATGCTGGGGTATTATGAACATGTGATTGAGCTTCCGATGAGTTTTTTTGGTAGCAGGAAGATAGGAGAGATAATTTCGAGGTTTATGGACGCGTCAAAGATAAGGGATGCAGTATCAGGTGCAACTTTGACGCTAATGATAGACAGCATAATGGCAGTGGCAGGCGCAAGTGTTTTATATTTGCAAAATTCAACGCTGTTTTTTATAGCACTTGTGATGGTTTTGCTGTATGCAGCGGTGGTGTTTGGATTTAACAGGGCATTGAGGGAAGCGAACAGACAGGAGATGGAAGACAATGCAATTTTGACATCATATTTGGTAGAGTCACTAAGTGGAATAGAAGTAGTAAAAGCATTCAATATAGAAGAAGATGTAAATTTTAAGACAGAAAGTAAGTTTGTAAAGCTTTTAAAAGATGTGTTCAAGGTAGCGAATCTAAACAATTTGCAGAGTAATATAAGTACTGGTATAGCAGCGGTAGGAGTTATGGTAATACTATGGGTAGGAGCAGACAAGGTAATAAATGGGCAGATGAGCATAGGAGAGTTGTTTACGTTCAATGCACTGCTTGCATACTTTGTAGACCCGATAAAAAATCTGATAGGATTGCAGCCGATGTTGCAGACAGCAATAGTTGCAGCCGAGAGGCTTAGTGAGATTTTGGAACTCGAGAGTGAGTTTCAAGAGGACGAAGACAAGAAATTATCACCCAGTTTGAAGGGTGATATAGAGATAGAGGGTTTGAACTTCAGATACGGTACAAGACAGCTTGTGCTGAGGGATGTAAATCTTAAGATAAGAAGAGGAGAAAAGATAGCGATAGTAGGAGAGAGTGGTTCAGGGAAGACCACGCTAGCAAAACTGCTTTTAGGATTTTACGATTATGAGAGTGGAGAGATAAGGATAAATGGCTATAACTTAAAAGATATAAGCAAGAAGTATTTGAGGGAAAAGATAGCATATATATCTCAAGAGATCTTTTTGTTCAGTGGTACGATATTTAAGAATTTGGTATTGGGTAACAGGAATATAAAAATGGAAGAAGTGATTGAAATAAGCAGATTAACCACACTGGATGAGTTTATATCAAAACTTCCTTTGAGATATAATACGATGATAGAAGAGAATGGAGCAAATTTGTCAGGTGGGCAGAAGCAGCTTATAGCGATAACCAGGGCACTTTTAAAGAAGCCTGAGATAATAATAATGGATGAAGCGACCAGCAACCTTGATTCTGTAACCGAGCAGGCGATAGGAAAGGTTATAGAGAAAATATGTGAGGGGATAACAACCATAATAATAGCGCACAGGCTATCGACCATATTAAAGTGCGATAAGGTTGTGGTAATGCATGAAGGTAGGATAGTAGAGGTAGGAACGCATGAGGAGCTGATGAGAAAGAAAGGGTATTATTATAACCTGTGGAGAGAGCAGCTGATGGGACTTGAGCAAAAAGGGCTATGGGATTTGGTTGGGAGTGCAGCAAAGTCATGAGAGAGGTAATATATGATTTTAGCGAACTTAGGGAAAGCAAGCTTTTGTATGAATCAGAGATTCCAAGGTATGGACTTTTTATTACATATATTCTGCTTGCCTTAATAATAGGACTTGTTTTGTGGAGTATGGTAGGAAAGATTGATATAAATGTAAAGGTTCAAGGGATAATAAGACCTTGGGAAGATGAAGCAAAGGTGATAAGTTATGTTGGAGGGAAGGTAAAAGAGGTTTTTGTAAAAGAAGGTGAATATGTAAAGAAAGGTGAGGTTCTGTTTAAGATTGATGATGAGGAGTATATAAAGAAGAGGGATTTGTTAAAGCAGCAATTGAGCGAATATGAGAAAAAGATTGATGATTTAAAAGAATTGAGAAATAGCATAGAAAAAGGAGAAAGTCTCAAGAATAAAAATAATGCGTACTATTTGAGGTACTTGAGTTATAGTTATGAGATAAACAAATTGAGAAAAGCAGCAGAAGAAGCAAGAGTACAAAGAGAATACAGTATAATGGATTTTAAAAAGCAGATTGAGAGTTTGGATGAGAAAATCAAAAATATTGATAAATTTGAAAGCACGTTGAAAGAAATAAAAGAGATTGTCGACAAAGGTGAACAAATTAAGCTTGCCAAATATGATATAGGGTATTTGGGATTTATGTTAAATGAAATAGAAGTTTACAATCAGCAGGTGAAGGCAAAATTGGATGGTAGTGATATACAGAAGAAGATTTTAGTATCGAAAATAGATTCAAAGCTTGATGAGCTAAAGCAGACAAAAAATGAGTTGATTTTACAAAAACAGAAAGTAGAAGGGCAGCTGAAGCTGCTAAACATTTCAGGTGATGATACAAAAGGAGATATTGAGAAGTATAAGCTGGATGTGCTACAGCAGATTGATAATGAGATTAATAATCTAAGTAATGAAATAAAGAATTTAAAAATCAGTTTAGATGAAACAGAGAAGTTGATAGAAAGCTGTAATATAAGAGCGGAAAAAGATGGTTATGTTGAATACAGTGCTGAATTGGTCAGTGGAGCGGTGATAAATGGTGGAGCTGAGATTGGCAGAATAGTTGGTAGCCAAGCGAAAGGATTTAAGGTTATAGGATACATACCAAATACAAGAAGCAGTGGTATAGAAATAGGGCAGAGTGCGAAGGTGAAGATAGCAGTGGCAGATGGGTTGAAGGTAGTAGAAGGGAAGGTTGCAAGGGTGTCACAGGATATAAAGGTAGCAGAACAGAGCGGGCAAGGGTTTTATGAGGTTGAAGTAGAAGTGAAGAATGTTCCAACGGGTATTAATTTGAAAGCAGGGCAAGCCTGTGAAATGAGCATAGAGCTTGAGCAAAAGCGAGTGATTGAATGGATTTTAGAGAAGATGGGATTGAGGTTATGAGGTGAGGCAGCAACCCTTCTATCAGCCGGCTGTGAGGGGTTGGGGTATATCAAAAAACTGAGATAACAGGAAGAGGAGGTTTGAGGTAATATGCATGAGATAGTTAATGAGTTGGAATTTATCGATGCAGGTGGTTTTTGGGGGAATGTACTTATTGGTGCTTGCACAGTTGTAGGTGGTGTTACAGGGTTCTTTGCTGGAGGTATTGCAGGTGCAGCTGTAGGCACTGTAACGCTTCCGATAGTTGGAACTGTTTCTGGGGCAACTGTAGGTGCATGGGCAGGTGCAGGCGCAGGGGCTTTAGCAGGAGCAAGTGCAGGGGCATCGTTAGCGGCATATTGGGGTATTTAATTAATAAATGAAATTTCATACACCGCTAATGCTAAGTCTTGACTGGTACAGGTAGTATGTTATGATTGGAGGTTTAAGATAATTAAATGAATAATAAAGAAGGATTTTTTGTAAAAGTATTTAATATTCAAAACAAAAAACTCCCGAAGATTTCTTTGTATTTTATTATTGCTGTAATTTTTGAATTTGGAGTAGCTCTACCTGTGTATTCATATTTGTCGAAAAAAATAGGAACAATATTACTTATTTTAGTATTGTTAGTATTTGTAGCAATATCAATTTATGGTATTATAAAAACTTTAAAATACCTCTTAAACAAGAAAAAGTAATTGAGTAGTCATGAAAAAAGCACACATATTTGTTGGCTCTTTATCAAGAAAAGCTTTGAGGTATTATGAATGAGGTTATACCATATACAGCCTAAACAATATATAGAAATTATGAACTATGATGTAGATCGGGAAGCTGTAGTAGTTGGTGCAGCTCCTGTTCTTACTACAGGTAGGTTGGACTGGACAGCAGGTTTAGCTTCAATTCCTGTTATGTATATTTTAGGAGCAGGGAGGGCAAGCGAAATTTTAACTGCTGGATTATGTTGTGTAGGGGCAGCAATAGGTGGTGCTGCTATGGGCTCTGGTTTTACTAAGAAATAACTTTAAAGGAATCAGGGGCAGTAGCAAGATTTGGGATGCTGCTGCCCATACAATCAGTATATTTTTTAGGGGTGCGGAAGGGAAATGTATTTCAAAAATATTATAAAAAAGATAAGGATGGCGACGTTTTTGATTTCTTTCATTACAATTTCAGTTTCTATTATGTTTGCAGGAAATTTGCTGTTAACAAAAAAAGGTCTATAATATATCTTTTATTATAAGATTAGCTATTATTTTGTTCCGTTAGTACTAAGAACTATAAGTATTCACTTTCAAAGCAACCTGATGAGGTCAAAGAAAGAATAATAAAAGGCTTTGTTTGGACACAATCGATTCTGCTTTTATTAGCAATATTGTTAACAAAAATGGGTTTTTTGAAATAATAGTAATACCTATTGCAATTAGAAATGACTATAGAATGAAAATGTATTGTCCATATATTGATTATTTCAATATTAGCTATATGGTAAATACAACTTTATTTTAACTCTGTTATCTTATGGCGTACGTAGTTTAAAAAACAGTTTATCATATATAATGAATATTTGTTGTGTTAATGGCTAATGGCAACAACCTCTGTTTGCGGCCGCAGGGGGTTGGATAAATAAAAAACAAAAAGAGAGGGGGGATATTAAAAATGGTAAATGAAAGTCTTCTTAAAAAAGGGTACTTTGTTGAATTAAATAGTTACGAAATGGAATTTGTTAATGGTGGTTTAGATAAAGCCGTTAGGGGTTTTACATTGGTAAAAGAATTATATGAGTTTGCCAAAGAGCTTTATGATTTTGGAAGAGGATTTATTAAAGGTTGGCAGGATGCAACTCGTTAAAGTTGGTTTTAATCTTAAAATGAAGGAGGGATGAAGTTATGAATAAATTTATGCAAATAGATAAGAATGAATTGATAAAAATTAATGGTGGAGGAAAAGATGATTATGATTATGGTTATTCGGTAGGATATAATTTGGGCAAAGTTTATCGATGCATAACCAACATTATAAATAATATTTTCTATACACCCAATGGAATTCCTTGCCCAGATGTATACCGCGGATAGAGCTTAAAAAATATTTAGGTTAGTACAGGCTAATATAAGTTTAAATAAAAGAGTATGTGCTAAAGAAATTGTATCCAGTCTTTTAAAAAAAAGAAAAGGATACAATTGCTTTAGCATTTATAATGTATTTAAAAAAATGGGGGTTTATTAATGGAACAAGCTAATGAAAAGAAGAGGAATGCTTTAAAGTATATAAGTCTTTTATTTGTATCAAGTGTTGTATTACCATTAATATTTGAAGCAGTAATTTATAACATAAAAGTAATATATAATATATTATTGTTTGATATGTTCACATATACATGCACCTTTTTGTTTTTTGCTATTTTTTGTAGAAATGAAATAATAGATTTGATTAAATGCTCGTATATGATAATCAAAAATAAAATAAAAATTAGGAATATACTGTTATTATTTTTATTTGGTTCATTATCGTCAATTATAATACAAATCATTATATATTTACTTAATGTGCATTTGCTACATATCCGCGATGTAGATAGCATAAGTAATTATGAAAAAGAAATAAAAAATATAATTGGATTAAATAATATGCATAGTATAATAATCCTATTGACAATAGTATTTTTTTCAGGGATAGTCGCTCCTGTTATAGAGGAAATTATATTTAGAGGATTAATATTTCAAAGTTTAAGACAAAAGATGGATCTCAAAATGGCTATCATACTTGGAGCATTAATTTTCGGTTTATGGCATATAAATTTATATACTGCTTTATGTGCATTTTTATTTGGAATTATCTTATCAATTTTTTATATACGTTTTAATTCGATATTTGTGCCTATAGTTGTTCATATAGGTGCTAATATTATTGGTCTAATTAACATGATAATATCGTTAATTATTAGATGATTTAATTGTGAGTTAAATTAGTAAAGTGTAATATATAATTAAAATGGGCTTATAGAAGTTTTTTAAAATTAAATTTCATGATCAGAGATTAGGTAAATTTTAGGGTTGCTTTTTTAACTTTAGATTCGAAAACGTAAATATTGAAGAATAGTAGGAAAGTAACTTCAAATTTGTTTTTATAATAAAGTTTGTAAGAATAACCAGTTAATTAACAAAATCACTTATTTTTATCTGTACAAAAAATTAACCAACACTGTAGCAAAGGAGGCAGAACAATTGTTATTGTATACAGAAATCCAAAAAATTCTCAAAAGCAAAAAATTTTTTATTGCCTTAATAATCACAATTGGTCTCAATCTTTTTTATTGCTGGTTTGTGTATAATGAAGAGAATAAAAGTATTGAGTCTACAAAGCAATATATTGCATATACAGAAAAACAGATAAAGGAATTGCAGCAGAAATTAAAAAAAGAAAAAGACGACATGAAGAAAAGATTGTATCTGGAACAAATTAATGAATTGAATAGAATTATTCAAAAGGAAAAATTAAAAATGCAGTATGCTTCTAATCCTAAGAAGGAAATAGAAGAAAGAGCCCGATATTACAAGATGAGGTATGAAATTTCTCAGAAAGCTGGTGACTATAAAGAGCTTGAAATTAATAAGGTAAATTATCAGATTTTAAATGAAAATATAAAGAGGAAAAAGTATTACAGTGTTGGTAGACAATTTGATGGATGGACTTATTTACTTAGTCAATCGTACGGAATAGCATTTTTTATAATTATTGTTTTAGCTTTACTTATTGGAAGTGGTATAGTTTCAGATGAATATAGGGAAGGGACAGCGAAGATTTTAAAAACTATGCCTGTAAAAAGAAGTAATATTATTTTAAGCAAATTTATTGCAACTGTTTTGACTGTGTCCGCATTGGTCATTGGTATACAAATTGTATTTTTCATAGTTTTAAATCTTATAACAGATTCTTTTAAATACTACGATGTGTATTGTAACTGGATTTCTAAATATAAGGTGATAGGTTTTAAGATATTTCCTGTTTCAGATGGTGTAAAATTGTTGAACTTACTTGAATGTAGTTTATTACAATTATTAACCGAAATTATTCTTATATTGGCTATATCGGGAGCTATCATGTTTTTCTCCACGATATTTGAAAACGGTGCATTTGCAAGTATTAGCTTTTTTGCAATAATAATAGCTATAAGTATTTTTCGTCAAAAGATACTTATTCTTAAAAGACCTATATTAAAGTTGTTGTCGTTAATATTCCCTTGGGAACTATCGATGGTATATACAAATTCATTACCAGGAGAAATAGAATGGATTTATGCTTCATTCTATATTGTAATAGGGTTAAATTTATTGATGACAGTTATTTTTGTATTAGCTTCAATGAAAATATTTGAACATAGGGAAAAGGTATTATAAAGCTTGAGAGAGACTAAAGGGGGTAAAATAGCTTGGCTGAAAATCAAGTGGAAATGATAATAAAAGTAACTGATGTAGACAAGAAAATTCGAAACTTCCAAATTCTAAAAGAAATAAATTTTTCAATAGAAAAAGGAGAAATTGTTGGTCTTGTAGGACCAAATGGTGCTGGCAAAAGCACATTAATGAAAATACTGGCAGGTTTGTGGGCACCAAAACCAAAAGGGGAATGTTATATTTTGGGATGTGATGTAACTAAGGAAAAGGAAAGAATTGAGGTATTAAGAAGAGCATCATTTTTTATTGAAACACCAGCACTGTACAGTAAACTCAGCGGTTATGATAATATAGAATTATACTCTAAACTAAAATATGGGAGTACCTTTAACGTTAAAGATGAGATTAACAGGTTAGCACCATTTTTTGAATTGGAAAATAATATGTTAAAAAGAAAGGCAAAAGCTTATTCGCTGGGAACAAAACAAAAGGTTGGTTTGCTTCAAATGTTCATTGGCAACCCTGAAGTGTTGATATTGGACGAACCTTTTAATGGATTGGATCCAACTGTTACAATTAAAGTTAAAGAGCTTTTGAAAACGCGATGGAGAGAAAATAACATAACTGTTTTAATCTCATCACATATATTGAGTGATATAGAAGAATTGTGTTCAAGAATTATTTTTATAAAAAATGGTTCTATAATATTGGATAAAAATAAGGAAGAACTGTTAAAAAGCAATACAGTGGTAATTTTTCATTTTACCGAAAAGGAGCATGTTGATTTAGCGTGTAGGTTAATAAAGGAAAAATTACCGCATGTATCTGTGGAAACTCAGTTTAATAACTCGATAAAAATTCATAATATCAGTTCTTATGAAGATATTTTTAATTTATTACAGAATGAGGGTATAAAAGTTAGAGATATAGAAGAACAAAGGATGAGTTTAGTAGATTTTTACAAACAACTTTATTTACAATAATCAAAGATTATAACTATTTATTGCAAGTAAAAAATGATAAAATAAAAATAAGTAGCGTGTTATAATGGGTGGTT
The Caldicellulosiruptor morganii DNA segment above includes these coding regions:
- a CDS encoding M48 family metallopeptidase encodes the protein MIIIVSIFISGYAMANILKYMRITRNKLLAIIIAVVLIFFFTLLDQILSYETYKKLRNVDLNLSDILKITLRQLLIIVFPTLLVLTGRNIIREIIRTNEVMDYIIWVLLTLISILIYPYTLKLLLRAKPCKSHDLIIELSSFLKNHNIQKANIYIWPSKNEKIANAYICGLIAKYIFISDYLVYNLDMDEIKAVLAHEIGHWKKHHIEIRILLMLFTYPLFLIVSSFLDYLATFKNINIPIPIGIFITFLVFFIYISMILGIFRKQEYAADKYAIMTGVKYEVYRSALSKLALLNDLSKHTNIICEKLQTHPHIERRIYYITNIYKQLKREI
- a CDS encoding peptidase domain-containing ABC transporter; amino-acid sequence: MRSSYYCVKQDDITDCAAASLATICLQYGKEVSIARIREIAGTDRFGTTAYGVVKAAKELGFEAKAVRSTTKEAIFEKIPLPCIAHVLVDGKLFHYVVIHEISKEKIVIADPGKGIVEQKPEEFFKIWTGILILLVPNERFKKGKQEGVLKKFFKLLSPQKSLILNIFAVSIVYTLLGIVAAFYYKFLMDDVIPNLLKNTLHVIAAGTILITVFKVILGAFRVRLLIHLSQRLDIKLMLGYYEHVIELPMSFFGSRKIGEIISRFMDASKIRDAVSGATLTLMIDSIMAVAGASVLYLQNSTLFFIALVMVLLYAAVVFGFNRALREANRQEMEDNAILTSYLVESLSGIEVVKAFNIEEDVNFKTESKFVKLLKDVFKVANLNNLQSNISTGIAAVGVMVILWVGADKVINGQMSIGELFTFNALLAYFVDPIKNLIGLQPMLQTAIVAAERLSEILELESEFQEDEDKKLSPSLKGDIEIEGLNFRYGTRQLVLRDVNLKIRRGEKIAIVGESGSGKTTLAKLLLGFYDYESGEIRINGYNLKDISKKYLREKIAYISQEIFLFSGTIFKNLVLGNRNIKMEEVIEISRLTTLDEFISKLPLRYNTMIEENGANLSGGQKQLIAITRALLKKPEIIIMDEATSNLDSVTEQAIGKVIEKICEGITTIIIAHRLSTILKCDKVVVMHEGRIVEVGTHEELMRKKGYYYNLWREQLMGLEQKGLWDLVGSAAKS
- a CDS encoding HlyD family efflux transporter periplasmic adaptor subunit gives rise to the protein MREVIYDFSELRESKLLYESEIPRYGLFITYILLALIIGLVLWSMVGKIDINVKVQGIIRPWEDEAKVISYVGGKVKEVFVKEGEYVKKGEVLFKIDDEEYIKKRDLLKQQLSEYEKKIDDLKELRNSIEKGESLKNKNNAYYLRYLSYSYEINKLRKAAEEARVQREYSIMDFKKQIESLDEKIKNIDKFESTLKEIKEIVDKGEQIKLAKYDIGYLGFMLNEIEVYNQQVKAKLDGSDIQKKILVSKIDSKLDELKQTKNELILQKQKVEGQLKLLNISGDDTKGDIEKYKLDVLQQIDNEINNLSNEIKNLKISLDETEKLIESCNIRAEKDGYVEYSAELVSGAVINGGAEIGRIVGSQAKGFKVIGYIPNTRSSGIEIGQSAKVKIAVADGLKVVEGKVARVSQDIKVAEQSGQGFYEVEVEVKNVPTGINLKAGQACEMSIELEQKRVIEWILEKMGLRL
- a CDS encoding Blp family class II bacteriocin; this translates as MGGVVLQNNFCYELTNEELVYIDGGEWSWKEFGKSVGAGAVGGGISGAVAGNMVLPVVGTVPGWLGGAIVGAVGGAVTYALFGWW
- a CDS encoding transposase, translated to MKERGLNRVDLGVSDHHKGLVQAIYRHFQGATWQRCQTHFVRAIFEAPDAKTAKVLLNQVLEESKDKAPEAMEVLEKGFEDAIGVLEPPEQYRRRLCTG
- a CDS encoding CPBP family intramembrane glutamic endopeptidase, producing MEQANEKKRNALKYISLLFVSSVVLPLIFEAVIYNIKVIYNILLFDMFTYTCTFLFFAIFCRNEIIDLIKCSYMIIKNKIKIRNILLLFLFGSLSSIIIQIIIYLLNVHLLHIRDVDSISNYEKEIKNIIGLNNMHSIIILLTIVFFSGIVAPVIEEIIFRGLIFQSLRQKMDLKMAIILGALIFGLWHINLYTALCAFLFGIILSIFYIRFNSIFVPIVVHIGANIIGLINMIISLIIR
- a CDS encoding transposase → MLLNKLGLKPTERTKERQDYRNEYYSRNLITRVGTLTLKVPRLRNGKFTTDLFERYQRSEQALLLAI
- a CDS encoding ABC transporter permease subunit, whose translation is MLLYTEIQKILKSKKFFIALIITIGLNLFYCWFVYNEENKSIESTKQYIAYTEKQIKELQQKLKKEKDDMKKRLYLEQINELNRIIQKEKLKMQYASNPKKEIEERARYYKMRYEISQKAGDYKELEINKVNYQILNENIKRKKYYSVGRQFDGWTYLLSQSYGIAFFIIIVLALLIGSGIVSDEYREGTAKILKTMPVKRSNIILSKFIATVLTVSALVIGIQIVFFIVLNLITDSFKYYDVYCNWISKYKVIGFKIFPVSDGVKLLNLLECSLLQLLTEIILILAISGAIMFFSTIFENGAFASISFFAIIIAISIFRQKILILKRPILKLLSLIFPWELSMVYTNSLPGEIEWIYASFYIVIGLNLLMTVIFVLASMKIFEHREKVL